The Maridesulfovibrio ferrireducens genomic sequence CTTCCGGAAAGATGTTTACTGTTGATAATATCAATATTTGCATATTTCTTAGCTATGATCTCAGCTGAAGCATAAAATCCGGAAAGTTCTTTAGAGAGGTGTAAAGCAAAGGTAGATTTGTAATTACTACTCATCATCTCATACATAGTATCTATTGTCGAAGGACTTGGCTGAGAACTTACAGGGTGGTTTTTATCCTCCTCTAATAAATTATAGAAGTTGGCTGCTGATAAAGTCTTCTTATCTAAATAAAAAATAATCTCCGAAGTTAATCCCAAAAGATATCTGTTGAATCTGGTATTTCTCTATTATCTCATCAGGGAGGTCACAAGCAGAATCAGTGATGATCCCAATAGGATATCTTCTGTTATGACTCACCTGATATTGCATATACATATCATCAACTTTTATATCTTTGATAGTTGCCAGGTCTTTCACTTCATAGAAGAATTTATCTGGACTATCAGTGTGGATATGAAGATGCATTTTTTCTTTACTTCCTGCGATAATTAGTGAATCCCCATAAGTTCTGAATCTTCTTTTGAACTCAGATACATCAATCTTACTGTCCGAAATCACTGCTTCGGTACAGTAACGATAATTTGTCTCTAAATCAGCATGGTTGGAGATTATCTTATCTTGTGAAATATCTGTTGCTTTCCATTGAATATTCTTGATGGAACCCTCTTGAATAAACTTCATAACTCCTGCCAGGAAACTTACAAAGCCTTGAGCTCCGGCATCAACAACCCCTGCTTCTTTGAGGATTTCTAACTGATTTGGAGTATTTTCAAGAGCTTCTTGTGTTACAGAATAGGCTAAAGTGAGAACATTACAGTAATCCGCTGAAGCTAAAGAGTACTTTTTGATTGCCTCCGACCACACTCTCATCACTGTTAGAATAGTCCCTTCTACCGGCTCAGTGATTGAATCATAGACATGGGTCATAGCTTTATTAGCACCTTCTGCAAATTTGTCCATCGTGATGCAACAATGATCACCTAACTCTTTGCTTAATCCTACCAAAAACTGAGCAAATATAATCCCTGAATTTCCTCTTGCTCCCATTAGGGCAGAATCTGACATTGATTTTATAGTATCTCTTAAAGAGCGTTTTTTATGTGATTTATTCAAGATAGAATTAATAGTAGAAACTAAGTTTGTCCCGGTATCTGCATCTGCAACAGGAAATACATTTATCTCATTTAAATAGGCTTTTTGCTGAATCAAGGAATATCCTCCGGCAGCAAAGGCATTATAGAATCTTATTCCATCTAAATAACTAATTTTCGCCATTCTTACTCCCATACCTGGTCCATTTTTCTGATTTTTTCTATATCATAACCTAAGTCAGATAACTTCTTAAGAGCTCTCTGATAATCTTCTTCTGTCATTTGAGAGTTTCTGCTCATAATCCAAACATACTTTTTGTTGGGAACCCCGACAGTTGCGTAACGATAATCTGGAGCTATATCTACCAGCAGATATGGAAACTTTAATGGCCAAATAAATTGCACCCGCCATTCTGCCTTTGTAGCAGTATCATATATCTCCCCCTTGGGATGCATGACCCGCTTTTTTCCATTCTTGCGATTATAAAAGGTATATGTGATATTTATCTT encodes the following:
- a CDS encoding lipocalin family protein — translated: MKTIEYLDVDRFMGDWYIIAIIPNLIEKDAYNGIESYSRGKGNKINITYTFYNRKNGKKRVMHPKGEIYDTATKAEWRVQFIWPLKFPYLLVDIAPDYRYATVGVPNKKYVWIMSRNSQMTEEDYQRALKKLSDLGYDIEKIRKMDQVWE
- a CDS encoding DAK2 domain-containing protein codes for the protein MAKISYLDGIRFYNAFAAGGYSLIQQKAYLNEINVFPVADADTGTNLVSTINSILNKSHKKRSLRDTIKSMSDSALMGARGNSGIIFAQFLVGLSKELGDHCCITMDKFAEGANKAMTHVYDSITEPVEGTILTVMRVWSEAIKKYSLASADYCNVLTLAYSVTQEALENTPNQLEILKEAGVVDAGAQGFVSFLAGVMKFIQEGSIKNIQWKATDISQDKIISNHADLETNYRYCTEAVISDSKIDVSEFKRRFRTYGDSLIIAGSKEKMHLHIHTDSPDKFFYEVKDLATIKDIKVDDMYMQYQVSHNRRYPIGIITDSACDLPDEIIEKYQIQQISFGINFGDYFLFR